A stretch of the Hippocampus zosterae strain Florida chromosome 18, ASM2543408v3, whole genome shotgun sequence genome encodes the following:
- the map1b gene encoding microtubule-associated protein 1B isoform X2, producing MSALLQQSAVAADAMPTMEPATMTPGPAAGVPAACSPARHFVDSKFYLLVVLGEVVAEENLKCAVADIEKGIRSWDANLMDCNLDQELKLFVSRHSARFSADVKGQRILHHKSNVLETVVLINPSDDTVSTEVRLMISDSARQKLLVLSGQCTESTGELLLQSGSFSFSRFIDIFTDQEIGELLSTIHPENKANLTLFCPDQGDWKNSNLDKHNLQDFINMKLNSTLILPEMEGLSEFTEYLSESIEILTPFDMLEPPASGGFLKLSKPCCYIFPGGHGDSALFAVNGFNMLINGGSDRKSCFWKLVRHLDRVDSILLTHIGDDNLPGINSMLRRKIAELEEEQSQGSTANGEWVKNMISPDIGVVFVNLPENLESPEPNYRVRKNLEEAAATQQFLAKLNLRTEPLQRPVGNTIEPIILFQKMGVGKLEMYVLNPAKNSKEMQHFMKQWTGNEKDTASILLPNGKESEFPVSYLTSVSSLIVWHPANPSEKIIRVLFPGNATQHHIFEGLEKLKHLDFLKQAVVTQKPMPIEVPSTPTLKQAKMKNRTDSKESLKSNPKSSPSKGVRKESKEELAEKAKADADELSRETQPKAEKKEKPLVKKERAKVPEKESKANVDQTSQKETPEKKPSQIKVKPEKERIAKKDIKISVEKKKVVKKDVAKKEDLPKKEIKKDERMKKEDAKKRDVKRDIRKDSPIKEKKDEKREQKKDVKKLSKDTKKVFSSGDDKNLSPKPKTLKKDVSKKDAGTPSKLKAKAGSKVTKVDAKIDAAKSASAASTIMMDLDAERAIMSSPEDLTKEFEDLRAEDLVEDMAVVQETGEKEATIITHCTDPMETKESPEAPESVDEGIATTEAEGENGATPDEQALKGKLNGNMSEKYDDEGTVMEEVSDGADYEERGETEEVYESRRVLSNHKESCETLDAHDHTDAQHMGESKCEKTELIVSASPKVSSPVSPAGSIHDEILPAGVESSTASDETAEEFAVTSGLMQSTLVISSAMTLTPNDGTNSPSPEFGRLGTMESGECEKSKLPLLQTKPRSDYSGSDATEGQDYNHTASTISPPSLLEEDKFPCDGKIEDFTPLEESFEKQDTVSARLTSTAPFVLSPSSNQKYNFDSSSKFGTPIELSTTLAGYTRAMGDSTLSPEDKTLEGASSPQSSGHTPYYQSPVEEKAGTLPPMSDNENQGPIIVEVTSDKEESSNRDTPEPDEKECLSSMDKFASSPKTPPSTDLDSPLQKELDDINRSVFSSTTLVKQESDAHSIAAFKEESKMSISEGSTSDKSGTPLEEVVAEDVFSHLASASTASLATSSLPEPTTESPSLHAEVGSPHSTEVDDSLSVSVGQTLTTFHEAEVASPSKEDCPRPMSISPDISPKTKSNSKIHDAKSPEHSTMSLEFGQESPDHSLALDFSKQSPEHPSAGSNSRATENGPTEIDDSPSHVERASEDQTSSGEKPLLFEDADSAREASVTPSDASQSTPSATTPCQMTELPLMAEQTDRSPVTPKAVSLTHSAPHSPYSSEESPVSGGPVERDISPISPSAQHKCDEQEKHDKPSDMTSLSSSALWFSDKGKPLPEKETNPFICDDSTLGVKSPVSPKVSSPSHLPLSSHASTYNTAFSCREPDPSKISPSISKTEVDLCLVPSCEYRHPKTELSPSFINPNPLEYFLNEERTLEEEKPLEMVGGGPPPSGGKLPTKQCEETPPTSISESAPSQTDSDVPPGTEECPSITADANIDSEDDSETLPTDRTLTYRHADPPPVALMDSAPTAGPHDVCMVDPEALKAEENRHNANTEAAEKPKKKKLTKKASSPARKTGLSKVKDSKTASPKKSLGEGKDAKNATNTSASRSTGEKVSSVASLPNCPPMYMDLVYIPNHCSAKNVDSEFFQRVRSSYYVVSGNDQTSEEPSRAVLDALLEGKARWENNMQVTLIPTHDTDVMREWYQDSHDKQQELNIMVLASSSTVVMQDESFPACKIEM from the exons ATGTCCGCCCTGTTGCAACAGAGCGCCGTGGCTGCCGACGCGATGCCGACGATGGAGCCGGCGACCATGACGCCCGGCCCGGCCGCGGGGGTTCCTGCGGCCTGTAGCCCCGCGCGCCACTTCGTCGACTCCAAATTCTACCTGCTGGTGGTCCTCGGCGAGGTGGTCGCGGAGGAGAACCTCAAGTGCGCCGTGGCTGACATCGAGAAGG gtatccGCTCGTGGGACGCCAATCTGATGGACTGTAACCTGGACCAGGAGCTCAAACTCTTTGTATCCCGACACTCGGCGCGATTCTCCGCTGATGTCAAAG GCCAGAGAATTCTTCATCACAAAAGTAACGTGCTGGAGACAGTGGTGCTCATCAACCCCTCAGACGACACTGTGAGCACCGAG GTTCGATTGATGATCTCAGATTCTGCCAGACAAAAACTTCTGGTCCTGTCGGGCCAGTGCACCGAAAGCACTGGTGAGCTCCTACTTCAGTCTGGATCCTTTTCCTTCTCCAGATTCATCGACATCTTCACTGACCAAGAG ATTGGTGAACTGCTGAGTACCATTCACCCGGAAAACAAAGCCAACCTGACGCTCTTCTGCCCTGATCAAGGAGACTGGAAGAATTCCAACCTGGACAAACACAACCTGCAAGACTTCATCAACATGAAGCTGAACTCAACACTCATCCTCCCTGAAATGGAGGGACTCTCCGAGTTCACCGAGTATTTGTCCGAATCCATCGAAATCCTGACACCTTTCGACATGCTGGAACCGCCGGCCTCTGGTGGTTTCCTTAAACTCTCTAAGCCGTGTTGCTACATCTTCCCCGGCGGTCACGGCGACTCCGCTCTCTTTGCCGTCAATGGCTTCAACATGCTCATCAACGGCGGATCCGACAGGAAGTCATGCTTCTGGAAGCTGGTGAGACACTTAGACCGCGTGGACTCCATCTTGCTGACTCACATCGGCGATGATAACTTGCCCGGCATCAATAGCATGTTGCGACGAAAGATCgcggagctggaggaggagcagtCGCAGGGTTCAACGGCAAACGGCGAGTGGGTGAAGAACATGATCTCGCCGGATATCGGCGTTGTATTTGTGAACCTTCCGGAAAATTTGGAAAGCCCTGAACCTAATTACAGAGTACGCAAGAATCTCGAGGAGGCGGCGGCCACTCAACAGTTCCTTGCAAAGCTGAACCTGAGAACTGAGCCACTGCAGCGGCCTGTTGGAAACACCATTGAACCCATCATACTTTTTCAGAAGATGGGCGTGGGGAAGCTCGAGATGTACGTACTCAATCCGGCAAAGAACAGCAAAGAGATGCAACATTTTATGAAGCAGTGGACTGGAAACGAAAAGGATACCGCTTCTATCCTGCTGCCGAACGGGAAAGAGTCAGAGTTCCCTGTATCTTACTTGACATCTGTCAGCTCTCTCATCGTGTGGCACCCTGCGAACCCCTCAGAGAAAATCATACGTGTTCTCTTTCCGGGAAATGCCACCCAGCATCACATCTTTGAAGGTTTGGAAAAACTGAAGCACCTGGACTTCTTGAAGCAGGCAGTTGTCACTCAAAAACCGATGCCTATCGAAGTGCCATCAACACCGACTCTGAAGCAAGCCAAGATGAAAAACAGAACGGACAGCAAAGAGAGCCTGAAGTCGAATCCAAAGTCTTCGCCAAGCAAAGGTGTCAGGAAAGAATCCAAGGAGGAGCTGGCGGAGAAAGCCAAGGCAGATGCAGACGAACTGTCTCGTGAAACACAACCAAAGgcagagaaaaaagaaaaacccttGGTGAAAAAGGAACGAGCAAAGGTTCCAGAGAAAGAATCAAAGGCAAACGTAGACCAAACTTCCCAGAAAGAAACACCAGAAAAAAAGCCATCTCAGATCAAAGTGAAACCCGAAAAGGAGCGGATTGCCAAGAAAGACATTAAAATATCTGTGGAGAAGAAAAAGGTGGTTAAAAAAGACGTCGCCAAAAAGGAGGACTTGCCTAAAAAAGAGATCAAGAAAGATGAAAGGATGAAGAAAGAAGATGCAAAGaaaagggatgtgaaaagggacATCAGGAAAGATTCTCCTATCAAGGAGAAAAAGGATGAAAAGAGGGAACAGAAGAAGGATGTTAAAAAGCTGTCAAAAGACACCAAAAAGGTATTTTCCTCTGGAGATGACAAAAACCTGTCTCCCAAACCAAAGACCCTAAAAAAAGATGTGTCAAAGAAAGATGCAGGCACGCCCTCAAAACTGAAAGCCAAAGCAGGGTCAAAAGTGACAAAGGTGGATGCAAAGATCGATGCCGCCAAAAGTGCATCTGCTGCTTCGACTATTATGATGGACCTGGATGCAGAAAGGGCTATTATGTCTTCCCCAGAAGACCTCACAAAGGAATTTGAAGACCTCAGAGCTGAAGATCTGGTGGAGGATATGGCAGTTGTAcaagaaactggagaaaaagaggCTACAATAATCACCCACTGTACAGACCCGATGGAGACCAAAGAGTCCCCCGAAGCACCGGAGTCTGTCGATGAGGGAATCGCCACAACAGAGGCTGAAGGGGAAAATGGAGCGACTCCAGACGAACAAGCTCTCAAGGGTAAACTCAACGGCAACATGAGTGAAAAGTACGACGATGAGGGCACTGTGATGGAGGAAGTCTCAGACGGAGCCGATTACGAAGAGAGAGGGGAAACCGAGGAGGTTTATGAGTCACGGAGAGTGCTATCGAATCACAAAGAGTCCTGCGAAACTCTTGATGCTCATGATCACACAGATGCTCAACACATGGGTGAAAGCAAATGCGAGAAAACAGAACTGATCGTTTCAGCCTCACCCAAAGTGTCATCACCCGTTTCCCCCGCCGGATCCATCCACGATGAAATATTACCGGCCGGCGTTGAGAGCTCAACCGCCTCAGACGAAACAGCCGAGGAATTTGCCGTCACCTCTGGCCTCATGCAGTCCACCCTTGTGATCTCCAGTGCGATGACTCTGACACCTAATGATGGGACCAACTCTCCGTCGCCGGAGTTTGGCAGATTAGGTACAATGGAATCTGGAGAGTGTGAGAAGAGCAAACTACCCTTACTTCAGACTAAACCTCGTTCTGACTACTCCGGGAGCGATGCAACCGAGGGCCAAGACTACAACCACACAGCCTCGACAATATCTCCCCCGTCGTTATTAGAAGAGGACAAATTTCCTTGTGATGGGAAAATAGAAGACTTTACCCCACTTGAAGAATCATTTGAAAAGCAGGACACAGTCTCGGCAAGGCTGACTTCAACCGCACCCTTTGTGCTATCTCCCTCAAGTAATCAAAAATATAACTTTGATTCATCGTCAAAGTTTGGCACCCCAATTGAACTGTCCACTACCTTAGCAGGGTACACCAGAGCAATGGGTGATTCCACCCTCAGCCCAGAAGACAAGACATTGGAAGGAGCGAGCTCCCCCCAGTCATCAGGCCATACACCCTATTATCAGTCCCCAGTAGAAGAAAAAGCAGGAACTCTGCCACCCATGTCAGACAATGAAAACCAGGGTCCGATTATTGTGGAGGTCACAAGTGACAAAGAGGAGTCTTCGAACAGAGATACACCCGAGCCTGATGAGAAAGAGTGTTTGTCCTCTATGGATAAGTTTGCTTCCTCTCCAAAAACCCCACCTTCAACGGACCTGGACTCCCCTCTACAGAAGGAACTGGATGACATCAACAGATCAGTCTTTTCCTCAACGACGCTTGTGAAGCAAGAATCGGATGCTCATTCCATCGCGGCTTTCAAAGAAGAGAGTAAAATGTCCATTTCTGAAGGCAGCACATCAGACAAGTCAGGCACACCGCTAGAGGAAGTGGTAGCAGAGGATGTGTTTTCGCATTTAGCCTCAGCGTCCACTGCCTCGCTTGCTACCAGCTCTCTGCCCGAGCCCACCACCGAATCACCTTCCCTCCACGCTGAGGTTGGCTCTCCTCACTCGACGGAAGTAGACGACTCTTTATCCGTTTCCGTAGGTCAGACCCTGACTACCTTCCATGAGGCAGAGGTGGCATCCCCATCCAAGGAAGACTGCCCTCGGCCCATGTCCATCTCCCCAGACATCTCACCAAAGACCAAATCCAATTCAAAGATCCATGACGCAAAGTCACCTGAACATTCTACCATGTCATTGGAATTTGGCCAGGAGTCTCCGGACCACTCCTTAGCCCTTGACTTCAGCAAGCAATCTCCCGAGCACCCATCTGCAGGAAGCAACTCACGTGCCACAGAGAACGGCCCAACTGAGATTGACGACAGTCCTTCGCACGTTGAGAGAGCATCCGAGGACCAGACCTCTTCAGGGGAGAAGCCTTTGCTTTTTGAAGATGCAGATTCAGCCCGTGAGGCTTCTGTCACACCATCAGACGCATCACAGTCCACTCCCTCCGCCACAACCCCATGCCAAATGACAGAGTTGCCCCTAATGGCTGAACAGACGGACAGATCTCCTGTCACGCCGAAAGCAGTCTCTCTAACCCACTCTGCCCCCCATTCCCCCTATTCCAGTGAGGAATCCCCAGTTTCAGGAGGTCCCGTGGAAAGAG ACATCAGCCCCATTTCTCCGTCTGCGCAGCACAAGTGTGACGAACAAGAGAAACATGACAAACCCTCTGACATGACTTCCCTGTCATCATCTGCATTATGGTTTTCAGACAAAGGAAAACCTTTGCCAGAAAAGGAGACCAACCCGTTTATATGTGACGATTCAACACTTGGAGTGAAATCTCCCGTGAGCCCCAAAGTCTCTTCCCCGTCACATCTACCTCTGTCCTCACATGCATCTACTTATAACACAGCTTTCAGCTGCAGGGAGCCTGACCCTTCCAAGATCAGTCCATCCATTTCCAAGACTGAGGTCGACCTCTGTTTAGTACCTTCATGTGAATACCGTCATCCCAAGACTGAACTTTCGCCTTCTTTCATCAACCCCAACCCTCTTGAATATTTCCTCAATGAAGAGAGAACTCTGGAGGAAGAGAAGCCTCTTGAGATGGTGGGAGGTGGGCCTCCGCCTTCAGGGGGTAAGCTTCCTACCAAGCAATGTGAGGAGACTCCTCCCACGTCTATCAGCGAATCTGCCCCCTCTCAGACCGATTCTGATGTTCCGCCGGGGACAGAGGAGTGCCCCTCGATTACGGCAGATGCTAACATTGATTCAGAGGATGACTCGGAGACTTTGCCCACCGATAGAACCCTCACCTACAGGCATGCCGATCCTCCTCCAGTAGCGCTCATGGACTCGGCTCCAACTGCGGGCCCCCATGATGTCTGCATGGTCGATCCAGAAGCCCTCAAGGCTGAGGAAAACCGCCACAATGCTAACACAGAAGCCGCGGAAAAGCCCAAGAAGAAAAAGCTAACCAAAAAGGCCTCTTCGCCAGCTCGGAAAACTGGTCTGTCAAAAGTGAAGGACTCAAAGACCGCCTCTCCCAAGAAGAGTCTTGGAGAGGGGAAAGATGCCAAAAATGCAACCAATACGTCGGCGTCTCGAAGTACCGGCGAGAAGGTGTCAAGTGTGGCATCTCTACCCAACTGTCCTCCAATGTACATGGATTTGGTTTACATCCCGAATCACTGCAGTGCTAAGAATGTGGATTCCGAATTCTTCCAACGGGTGCGCTCCTCGTACTATGTGGTCAGCGGCAATGACCAGACGTCTGAAGAACCCAGTCGGGCTGTGCTCGATGCTCTGCTGGAAGGGAAAGCCCGGTGGGAAAACAATATGCAG GTCACGCTGATACCGACCCATGACACGGATGTGATGCGGGAGTGGTACCAGGACAGCCACGATAAGCAACAGGAGCTGAACATCATGGTCCTGGCGAGCAGCAGCACGGTGGTCATGCAGGACGAGTCCTTTCCAGCATGTAAGATAGAAATGTAG